A genomic window from Indioceanicola profundi includes:
- the soxA gene encoding sulfur oxidation c-type cytochrome SoxA has product MAKDLGEVPMVTEGSAAPEPWTRYKGWNKATWDEYNNLADTSRTPAPPAGPVKKVDAPLNGDAANGKKLAFDRSRGGGCLACHVMGPETAELPGNVGVDLSQIGATNPDEEYLFNYIWDPRAYNPESVMPPWGAHGFYSEQEVADMVAFLKTLKTPATFKNELDDPSKRPLPVEDRDWADPFVNPAAEAFDTGPELFAMDGPNGKSCASCHSDPDALKGWAVTMPKYHKGMDKMIGVEEFVARHAKATTGADWIMQTNENLHMSIYLRSLSNGMPIKVDVSSPGPKAAMERATKMMNTKVGQLNFACVDCHSPDKGANKWIRGQYLGETAGQIPHFPVWRTSRNEIWDIRKRLQWCNIQVRADELPPDAKEYADLELYVTAASNGLPMESPGIRH; this is encoded by the coding sequence ATGGCCAAGGACCTCGGCGAGGTTCCCATGGTGACGGAGGGCTCGGCCGCGCCGGAGCCGTGGACGCGCTACAAGGGTTGGAATAAGGCTACTTGGGATGAATACAACAATCTAGCTGACACCAGCCGGACTCCGGCCCCGCCCGCCGGACCGGTGAAGAAGGTCGATGCTCCCCTGAACGGCGATGCCGCCAATGGCAAGAAGCTGGCCTTCGACCGCTCCCGCGGCGGCGGCTGCCTTGCCTGCCATGTGATGGGGCCGGAGACTGCGGAACTGCCGGGCAATGTCGGCGTGGACCTGTCCCAGATCGGGGCCACCAACCCGGATGAGGAGTATCTGTTCAACTATATCTGGGACCCGCGCGCCTACAACCCCGAATCCGTGATGCCGCCCTGGGGTGCGCACGGCTTCTATTCGGAGCAGGAGGTCGCCGACATGGTGGCCTTCCTGAAGACGCTGAAGACACCGGCCACCTTCAAGAATGAGTTGGACGACCCGTCCAAGCGCCCCCTGCCGGTCGAGGACCGCGACTGGGCTGACCCGTTCGTGAACCCGGCGGCGGAGGCGTTCGATACGGGGCCCGAATTGTTCGCAATGGATGGGCCGAACGGCAAGTCGTGCGCAAGCTGCCACAGCGATCCCGACGCCCTGAAGGGCTGGGCCGTGACCATGCCCAAGTACCACAAGGGCATGGACAAGATGATCGGGGTGGAGGAATTCGTGGCCCGGCATGCCAAGGCCACGACCGGCGCGGACTGGATCATGCAGACCAATGAGAATCTGCATATGTCGATCTATCTGCGGTCGCTGTCCAACGGCATGCCGATCAAGGTCGACGTGTCGAGCCCGGGCCCGAAGGCGGCCATGGAGCGCGCGACGAAGATGATGAACACCAAGGTCGGCCAGTTGAATTTCGCCTGCGTGGACTGCCACAGCCCGGACAAGGGCGCCAACAAGTGGATCCGCGGCCAGTATCTGGGTGAGACCGCCGGGCAGATCCCGCACTTCCCTGTCTGGCGCACCAGCCGGAACGAGATCTGGGACATTCGCAAGCGCCTGCAATGGTGCAACATCCAGGTCCGCGCCGATGAGCTACCGCCCGACGCCAAGGAATATGCGGACCTAGAACTCTACGTCACGGCAGCCAGCAACGGGCTGCCCATGGAATCGCCGGGCATCCGGCACTGA
- the soxY gene encoding thiosulfate oxidation carrier protein SoxY translates to MRAVKRRDVLRGAAALAAAGTVVLTLRPARATPEKTAEVMGKLIGGKTAKEGRVTLTMPQIAENGNTVPLTVSVESPMTEKDYVKAVHILADGNPEPAVATFGFTPQIGKAEISTRMRMAKTQNIWAVAEMSDGSAWMTKTEVKVTIGGCGG, encoded by the coding sequence ATGCGTGCGGTCAAGCGCCGCGATGTGTTACGGGGAGCCGCAGCGCTGGCCGCAGCGGGCACCGTCGTCCTAACGCTGCGCCCGGCCCGTGCCACGCCGGAGAAGACGGCGGAGGTGATGGGCAAGTTGATCGGCGGCAAGACGGCCAAGGAAGGCCGGGTCACCCTGACCATGCCGCAGATCGCGGAGAACGGGAACACCGTGCCACTGACCGTGTCGGTCGAAAGCCCGATGACGGAAAAGGACTATGTGAAGGCCGTGCACATCCTGGCCGACGGCAATCCGGAACCGGCGGTCGCCACCTTCGGCTTCACGCCCCAGATCGGCAAGGCCGAAATTTCCACCCGCATGCGCATGGCCAAGACCCAGAACATCTGGGCCGTGGCAGAGATGAGCGACGGGTCCGCCTGGATGACCAAGACCGAGGTCAAGGTCACCATCGGCGGCTGCGGCGGCTGA
- the soxZ gene encoding thiosulfate oxidation carrier complex protein SoxZ codes for MMSKARVRLPSKAKKGEVIEIKTLINHTMESGQRKDSAGNPIPRQIINKMTATFNGKEILNATLHPGVSANPYISFFTKVEESGTFEFVWHDDDGSTVKETAKITVG; via the coding sequence TTGATGTCTAAAGCACGTGTTCGCCTGCCCTCGAAGGCCAAGAAGGGCGAGGTCATCGAGATCAAGACGCTGATCAATCATACGATGGAGAGCGGCCAGCGCAAGGACAGCGCCGGGAATCCCATTCCGCGGCAGATCATCAACAAGATGACGGCCACCTTCAACGGAAAGGAAATCCTGAACGCAACTCTCCATCCTGGAGTTTCGGCAAACCCCTATATCTCCTTCTTCACCAAGGTGGAGGAGAGTGGGACGTTCGAGTTCGTGTGGCACGACGACGACGGCAGCACCGTCAAGGAAACGGCCAAGATCACCGTCGGGTGA